Proteins found in one Carassius auratus strain Wakin chromosome 12, ASM336829v1, whole genome shotgun sequence genomic segment:
- the LOC113111428 gene encoding fibroin heavy chain-like isoform X26, whose protein sequence is MAARVYFSLTAVLLCLIGYLSITHANQRRTTVDGYCPATLTVVPSHRGCTSDEDCPGGHKCCRFDCGPVCVLPVFMKPGKCPIPEMIPLCAEGCFHDGQCPATQKCCPATGGFACSEPRGQGSGQASCQVRGQASGIGQGSVKGGGIGQGSSIGHGIGGVDQGSIKGGSIGQGSNIGRGIGQGSGIGQGSIKGGSIGQGSNIGRGIGQGSIKGGSIGQGSNIGRGIGQGSSIGHGIGGIGQGSGIVQGNSIGRGIGSGTGQGSSIGHGIGQGSSIGRGIGQGSGIGQGSGIGQGNSIGHGIGQGSSIGRGIGQGSGTGQGSSIGYGIGQGSNIGRGIGQGSGIGQGSIKGGSIGQGSNIGRGIGQGSSIGHGFGGIGQGSGTGQGSSIGHGIGQGSSIGRGIGQGSGIGQGSSIGHGIGGIGQGSGIGQGNSIGHGIGQGNSIGHGIGQGNSIGHGIGQGNSIGHGIGQGSSIGRGIGQGSGIGQGSIIGHGIGQGSSIGRGIGQGSGIGQGSIIGYGIGGVRQGSIKGGSIGQGSGIGQGSSIGHGIGGIGQGSGIGQGSSIGHGIGGVGQGRGIGQGPGIGYGVGQGSGVGQGVSQGSVVGQGSSQGTSIGQGVSQGSVVGQGSSQGTSIGQGVSQGSVVGQGRIQGTSIGQDVSQGSVVGQGTSIGQGVSQGSVVGQGSSQGTSIGQGVSQGSGLGQGSGIGQGVSQGSVVGQGTSIGKGVSQGSVVGQGRIQGTSIGQGVSQGSVVGQGSSQGTSIGQGVSQGSGRGQGSGISQGVSQGSVVGQGSSQGTVIGQGVGQGSGRGQGSGIGQGVSQGSVVGQGSSQGTSIGKGVSQGSVVGQGSSQGTSIGQGVGQGSVVGQGSSQGTSIGQGVSQGSVVGQGSSQGTSIGQGVSQGSVVGQGSSQGISIGQGVSQGSVVGQGTSIGQGVSQGSVVGQGSSQGTSIGQGVSQGSGLGQGSGIGQGVSQGSVVGQGSSQGTSIGQDVSQGSVVGQGTSIGKGVSQGSVVGQGRIQGTSIGQGVGQGSGVGQGVGQGTSIGQGVSQGSVVGQGSSQGTSIGQGVSQGSGLGQGSGIGQGVSQGSVVGQGSSQGTSIGQDVSQGSVVGQGTSIGKGVSQGSVVGQGRIQGTSIGQGVSQGSVVGQGSSQGTSIGQDVSQGSVVGQGTSIGKGVSQGSVVGQGRIQGTSIGQGVGQGSGVGQGVGQGSGVGQGVGQGSGVGQGSSQGISIGQGVGQGSGVGQGVGQGSGVGQGVGQGSGVGQGVGQGTSIGQGVSQGSVVGQGSSQGTSIGQDVSQGSVVGHGTSIGKGVSQGSVVGQGRIQGTSIGQGVGQGSGVGQGVGQGSGVGQGVGQGSGVGQGVGQGSGVGQGVGQGSGVGQGSSQGISIGQGVGQGGGVGQGVGQGGGVGQGVGQGGGRGQGSGIGQGVGQGGGRGQGSGIGQGVGQGSSQGPGIGHGVGQGSGVGQGVGQGSVVGQGSSQGTSIGQGVGQGSVVGQGSVVGQGSGVGQGVGQGSGVGQGVGQGSGVGQGVGQGSGVGQGVGQGSGVGQGVGQGSGVGQGSGVGQGVGQGSGRGQGVGQGSGRGQGVGQGSGRGQGSGIGQGVGQGSSQGSGIGQGVSQGSVVGQGSVVGQGSSQGTGIGQGSGLGQGSGIGQGVDQGSGIGQGSNQGSGIGHGMGQGSGQGQGVGQGSGRAQGSGVAQGVGQDSVVGQDSVVDQGVGQDSVVGQDSVVDQGVGQDSLVGQGSSQGTGIGHCVGQGNSQGSSIGQES, encoded by the exons ATGGCCGCTCGAGTGTATTTCTCATTGACtgctgttttattgtgtttgatCGGATACTTGAGCATAACTCATGCTAATCAAAGACGAACCACAG TGGATGGTTACTGTCCGGCGACGCTGACGGTCGTGCCATCCCATCGAGGATGTACCTCTGATGAAGACTGCCCTGGAGGACACAAATGCTGTCGATTTGACTGTGGTCCTGTTTGTGTGCTGCCTGTTTTCA TGAAGCCAGGGAAATGCCCCATACCGGAGATGATTCCACTGTGTGCTGAAGGTTGTTtccatgatggccagtgtcctgccacaCAGAAATGTTGCCCCGCCACTGGtggctttgcatgcagtgaaccacgtggtcagggaagcggtcaggcaAGTTGTCAAGTAAGGGGCCAGGCAAGTGGCATTGGCCAGGGCAGTGTCAAGGGAGGTGGCATTGGCCAGGGCAGCAGTATTGGTCATGGTATTGGTGGCGTTGACCAAGGCAGCATCAAGGGAGGCAGCATTGGCCAGGGAAGTAATATTGGTCGTGGcattggccagggaagtggaATTGGCCAGGGCAGCATCAAGGGAGGCAGCATTGGCCAGGGAAGTAATATTGGTCGTGGCATTGGCCAGGGCAGCATCAAGGGAGGCAGCATTGGCCAGGGAAGTAATATTGGTCGTGGCATTGGCCAGGGCAGCAGTATTGGTCACGGTATTGGCGGcattggccagggaagtggaATTGTCCAGGGCAACAGTATTGGTCGTGGCATTGGAAGTGGAACTGGCCAGGGCAGCAGTATTGGTCACGGCATTGGCCAGGGAAGTAGTATTGGTCGTGGcattggccagggaagcggaattGGCCAGGGAAGTGGAATTGGCCAGGGCAACAGTATTGGTCACGGCATTGGCCAGGGAAGTAGTATTGGTCGTGGcattggccagggaagtggaACTGGCCAGGGCAGCAGTATTGGTTACGGCATTGGACAGGGAAGTAATATTGGTCGTGGcattggccagggaagtggaATTGGCCAGGGCAGCATCAAGGGAGGCAGCATTGGCCAGGGAAGTAATATTGGTCGTGGCATTGGCCAGGGCAGCAGTATTGGTCACGGTTTTGGCGGcattggccagggaagtggaACTGGCCAGGGCAGCAGTATTGGTCACGGCATTGGCCAGGGAAGTAGTATTGGTCGTGGcattggccagggaagcggaattGGCCAGGGTAGTAGTATTGGTCACGGTATTGGCGGcattggccagggaagtggaATTGGCCAGGGCAACAGTATTGGTCACGGCATTGGCCAGGGCAACAGTATTGGTCACGGCATTGGCCAGGGCAACAGTATTGGTCACGGCATTGGCCAGGGCAACAGTATTGGTCACGGCATTGGCCAGGGAAGTAGTATTGGTCGTGGcattggccagggaagcggaattGGCCAGGGCAGCATTATTGGTCACGGCATTGGCCAGGGAAGTAGTATTGGTCGTGGcattggccagggaagcggaattGGCCAGGGCAGCATTATTGGTTACGGTATTGGCGGTGTTCGTCAGGGGAGCATCAAGGGAGGCAGCATTGGACAGGGAAGTGGAATTGGCCAGGGTAGTAGTATTGGTCACGGTATTGGCGGcattggccagggaagtggaATTGGCCAGGGTAGTAGTATTGGCCACGGTATTGGTGGCGTCGGCCAGGGCAGGGGAATTGGCCAGGGCCCCGGTATTGGTTATGGTGTGGGCCAGGGCAGTGGAGTTGGCCAAGGTGTGAGCCAGGGCAGCGTTGTTGGCCAGGGCAGCAGTCAGGGCACCAGTATTGGCCAAGGTGTGAGCCAGGGCAGCGTTGTTGGCCAGGGCAGCAGTCAGGGCACCAGTATTGGCCAAGGTGTGAGCCAGGGCAGCGTTGTTGGCCAGGGCAGGATTCAGGGCACCAGTATTGGCCAAGATGTGAGCCAGGGCAGCGTTGTTGGCCAGGGCACCAGTATTGGCCAAGGTGTGAGCCAGGGCAGCGTTGTTGGCCAGGGCAGCAGTCAGGGCACCAGTATTGGCCAAGGTGTGAGCCAGGGCAGCGGACTGGGCCAGGGCAGTGGAATTGGCCAAGGTGTTAGCCAGGGCAGCGTTGTTGGCCAGGGCACCAGTATTGGCAAAGGTGTGAGCCAGGGCAGCGTTGTTGGCCAGGGCAGGATTCAGGGCACCAGtattggccaag GTGTGAGCCAGGGCAGCGTTGTTGGCCAGGGCAGCAGTCAGGGCACCAGTATTGGCCAAGGTGTGAGCCAGGGCAGCGGACGGGGCCAGGGCAGTGGAATTAGCCAAGGTGTTAGCCAGGGCAGCGTTGTTGGCCAGGGCAGCAGTCAGGGCACGGTCattggccaaggtgtgggccagggTAGCGGACGGGGCCAGGGCAGTGGAATTGGCCAAGGTGTTAGCCAGGGCAGTGTTGTTGGCCAGGGCAGCAGTCAGGGCACCAGTATTGGCAAAGGTGTTAGCCAGGGCAGCGTTGTTGGCCAGGGCAGCAGTCAGGGCACCAGTATTGGCCAAG gtgtgggccagggcaGCGTTGTTGGCCAGGGCAGCAGTCAGGGCACCAGTATTGGCCAAGGTGTGAGCCAGGGCAGCGTTGTTGGCCAGGGCAGCAGTCAGGGCACCAGTATTGGCCAAG GTGTGAGCCAGGGCAGCGTTGTTGGCCAGGGCAGCAGTCAGGGCATCAGTATTGGCCAAGGTGTGAGCCAGGGCAGCGTTGTTGGCCAGGGCACCAGTATTGGCCAAGGTGTGAGCCAGGGCAGCGTTGTTGGCCAGGGCAGCAGTCAGGGCACCAGTATTGGCCAAGGTGTGAGCCAGGGCAGCGGACTGGGCCAGGGCAGTGGAATTGGCCAAGGTGTTAGCCAGGGCAGCGTTGTTGGCCAGGGCAGCAGTCAGGGCACCAGTATTGGCCAAGATGTGAGCCAGGGCAGCGTTGTTGGCCAGGGCACCAGTATTGGCAAAGGTGTGAGCCAGGGCAGCGTTGTTGGCCAGGGCAGGATTCAGGGCACCAGtattggccaaggtgtgggccagggcagcggagttggccaaggtgtgggccagggcaCCAGTATTGGCCAAGGTGTGAGCCAGGGCAGCGTTGTTGGCCAGGGCAGCAGTCAGGGCACCAGTATTGGCCAAGGTGTGAGCCAGGGCAGCGGACTGGGCCAGGGCAGTGGAATTGGCCAAGGTGTTAGCCAGGGCAGCGTTGTTGGCCAGGGCAGCAGTCAGGGCACCAGTATTGGCCAAGATGTGAGCCAGGGCAGCGTTGTTGGCCAGGGCACCAGTATTGGCAAAGGTGTGAGCCAGGGCAGCGTTGTTGGCCAGGGCAGGATTCAGGGCACCAGTATTGGCCAAGGTGTGAGCCAGGGCAGCGTTGTTGGCCAGGGCAGCAGTCAGGGCACCAGTATTGGCCAAGATGTGAGCCAGGGCAGCGTTGTTGGCCAGGGCACCAGTATTGGCAAAGGTGTGAGCCAGGGCAGCGTTGTTGGCCAGGGCAGGATTCAGGGCACCAGtattggccaaggtgtgggccagggcagcggagttggccaaggtgtgggccagggcagcggagttggccaaggtgtgggccagggcaGCGGAGTTGGCCAGGGCAGCAGTCAGGGCATCAGtattggccaaggtgtgggccagggcagcggagttggccaaggtgtgggccagggcagcggagttggccaaggtgtgggccagggcagcggagttggccaaggtgtgggccagggcaCCAGTATTGGCCAAGGTGTGAGCCAGGGCAGCGTTGTTGGCCAGGGCAGCAGTCAGGGCACCAGTATTGGCCAAGATGTGAGCCAGGGCAGCGTTGTTGGCCATGGCACCAGTATTGGCAAAGGTGTGAGCCAGGGCAGCGTTGTTGGCCAGGGCAGGATTCAGGGCACCAGtattggccaaggtgtgggccagggcagcggagttggccaaggtgtgggccagggcagcggagttggccaaggtgtgggccagggcagcggagttggccaaggtgtgggccagggcagcggagttggccaaggtgtgggccagggcaGCGGAGTTGGCCAGGGCAGCAGTCAGGGCATCAGtattggccaaggtgtgggccagggcggcggagttggccaaggtgtgggccagggcggcggagttggccaag GTGTGGGTCAGGGCGGCGGacggggccagggaagcggaattGGCCAAGGTGTGGGTCAGGGCGGCGGacggggccagggaagcggaattGGCCAAGGTGTGGGTCAGGGAAGCAGCCAGGGCCCCGGTATTGGTCATGGTGTGGGCCAGGGCAGTGgagttggccaaggtgtgggccagggcaGCGTTGTTGGCCAGGGCAGCAGTCAGGGCACCAGTATTGGCCAAG gtgtgggccagggcaGCGTTGTGGGCCAGGGCAGCGTTGTGGGCCAGGGCAGCGGAGTTGGCCAAGGCGTGGGCCAGGGCAGCGGAGTTGGCCAAGGCGTGGGCCAGGGCAGCGGAGTTGGCCAAGGCGTGGGCCAGGGCAGCGGAGTTGGCCAAGGCGTGGGCCAGGGCAGCGGAGTTGGCCAAGGCGTGGGCCAGGGCAGCGGAGTTGGCCAAGGCAGCGgagttggccaaggtgtgggTCAGGGCAGCGGACGGGGCCAGGGTGTGGGTCAGGGCAGCGGACGGGGCCAGGGTGTGGGTCAGGGCAGCGGACGaggccagggaagcggaattGGCCAAGGTGTGGGTCAGGGAAGCAGCCAGGGCAGCGGTATTGGCCAAGGTGTGAGTCAGGGCAGCGTTGTTGGTCAGGGCAGCGTTGTGGGCCAGGGAAGCAGCCAGGGTACTGGTATCGGCCAGGGTAGTGGACTAGGTCAGGGCAGTGGAATTGGCCAAGGTGTGGACCAGGGCAGTGGAATTGGCCAGGGAAGCAACCAGGGCTCCGGTATTGGTCATGGTATGGGCCAGGGAAGTGGACAGggccaaggtgtgggccagggcaGTGGACGGGCCCAGGGCAGTGGTGTTGCTCAAGGTGTGGGCCAGGATAGCGTTGTGGGCCAGGATAGCGTAGTGGATCAAGGTGTGGGTCAAGATAGCGTAGTGGGCCAGGATAGCGTAGTGGATCAAGGTGTGGGCCAGGATAGCCTAGTGGGCCAAGGTAGCAGCCAGGGCACCGGAATTGGTCATTGTGTTGGCCAGGGAAACAGCCAGGGCAGCAGTATAGGCCAGGAAAGTTAA
- the LOC113111428 gene encoding fibroin heavy chain-like isoform X2, translated as MAARVYFSLTAVLLCLIGYLSITHANQRRTTVDGYCPATLTVVPSHRGCTSDEDCPGGHKCCRFDCGPVCVLPVFMKPGKCPIPEMIPLCAEGCFHDGQCPATQKCCPATGGFACSEPRGQGSGQASCQVRGQASGIGQGSVKGGGIGQGSSIGHGIGGVDQGSIKGGSIGQGSNIGRGIGQGSGIGQGSIKGGSIGQGSNIGRGIGQGSIKGGSIGQGSNIGRGIGQGSSIGHGIGGIGQGSGIVQGNSIGRGIGSGTGQGSSIGHGIGQGSSIGRGIGQGSGIGQGSGIGQGNSIGHGIGQGSSIGRGIGQGSGTGQGSSIGYGIGQGSNIGRGIGQGSGIGQGSIKGGSIGQGSNIGRGIGQGSSIGHGFGGIGQGSGTGQGSSIGHGIGQGSSIGRGIGQGSGIGQGSSIGHGIGGIGQGSGIGQGNSIGHGIGQGNSIGHGIGQGNSIGHGIGQGNSIGHGIGQGSSIGRGIGQGSGIGQGSIIGHGIGQGSSIGRGIGQGSGIGQGSIIGYGIGGVRQGSIKGGSIGQGSGIGQGSSIGHGIGGIGQGSGIGQGSSIGHGIGGVGQGRGIGQGPGIGYGVGQGSGVGQGVSQGSVVGQGSSQGTSIGQGVSQGSVVGQGSSQGTSIGQGVSQGSVVGQGRIQGTSIGQDVSQGSVVGQGTSIGQGVSQGSVVGQGSSQGTSIGQGVSQGSGLGQGSGIGQGVSQGSVVGQGTSIGKGVSQGSVVGQGRIQGTSIGQGVSQGSVVGQGSSQGTSIGQGVSQGSGRGQGSGISQGVSQGSVVGQGSSQGTVIGQGVGQGSGRGQGSGIGQGVSQGSVVGQGSSQGTSIGKGVSQGSVVGQGSSQGTSIGQGVGQGSVVGQGSSQGTSIGQGVSQGSVVGQGSSQGTSIGQGVSQGSVVGQGSSQGISIGQGVSQGSVVGQGTSIGQGVSQGSVVGQGSSQGTSIGQGVSQGSGLGQGSGIGQGVSQGSVVGQGSSQGTSIGQDVSQGSVVGQGTSIGKGVSQGSVVGQGRIQGTSIGQGVGQGSGVGQGVGQGTSIGQGVSQGSVVGQGSSQGTSIGQGVSQGSGLGQGSGIGQGVSQGSVVGQGSSQGTSIGQDVSQGSVVGQGTSIGKGVSQGSVVGQGRIQGTSIGQGVSQGSVVGQGSSQGTSIGQDVSQGSVVGQGTSIGKGVSQGSVVGQGRIQGTSIGQGVGQGSGVGQGVGQGSGVGQGVGQGSGVGQGSSQGISIGQGVGQGSGVGQGVGQGSGVGQGVGQGSGVGQGVGQGTSIGQGVSQGSVVGQGSSQGTSIGQDVSQGSVVGHGTSIGKGVSQGSVVGQGRIQGTSIGQGVGQGSGVGQGVGQGSGVGQGVGQGSGVGQGVGQGSGVGQGVGQGSGVGQGSSQGISIGQGVGQGGGVGQGVGQGGGVGQGVGQGGGRGQGSGIGQGVGQGSSQGPGIGHGVGQGSGVGQGVGQGSVVGQGSSQGTSIGQGVSQGSVVGQGSSQGTSIGQGVSQGSGRGQGSGISQGVSQGSVVGQGSSQGTSIGKGVSQGSVVGQGSSQGTSIGQGVSQGSVVGQGSSQGTSIGQGVGQGSVVGQGSVVGQGSGVGQGVGQGSGVGQGVGQGSGVGQGVGQGSGVGQGVGQGSGVGQGVGQGSGVGQGSGVGQGVGQGSGRGQGVGQGSGRGQGVGQGSGRGQGSGIGQGVGQGSSQGSGIGQGVSQGSVVGQGSVVGQGSSQGTGIGQGSGLGQGSGIGQGVDQGSGIGQGSNQGSGIGHGMGQGSGQGQGVGQGSGRAQGSGVAQGVGQDSVVGQDSVVDQGVGQDSVVGQDSVVDQGVGQDSLVGQGSSQGTGIGHCVGQGNSQGSSIGQES; from the exons ATGGCCGCTCGAGTGTATTTCTCATTGACtgctgttttattgtgtttgatCGGATACTTGAGCATAACTCATGCTAATCAAAGACGAACCACAG TGGATGGTTACTGTCCGGCGACGCTGACGGTCGTGCCATCCCATCGAGGATGTACCTCTGATGAAGACTGCCCTGGAGGACACAAATGCTGTCGATTTGACTGTGGTCCTGTTTGTGTGCTGCCTGTTTTCA TGAAGCCAGGGAAATGCCCCATACCGGAGATGATTCCACTGTGTGCTGAAGGTTGTTtccatgatggccagtgtcctgccacaCAGAAATGTTGCCCCGCCACTGGtggctttgcatgcagtgaaccacgtggtcagggaagcggtcaggcaAGTTGTCAAGTAAGGGGCCAGGCAAGTGGCATTGGCCAGGGCAGTGTCAAGGGAGGTGGCATTGGCCAGGGCAGCAGTATTGGTCATGGTATTGGTGGCGTTGACCAAGGCAGCATCAAGGGAGGCAGCATTGGCCAGGGAAGTAATATTGGTCGTGGcattggccagggaagtggaATTGGCCAGGGCAGCATCAAGGGAGGCAGCATTGGCCAGGGAAGTAATATTGGTCGTGGCATTGGCCAGGGCAGCATCAAGGGAGGCAGCATTGGCCAGGGAAGTAATATTGGTCGTGGCATTGGCCAGGGCAGCAGTATTGGTCACGGTATTGGCGGcattggccagggaagtggaATTGTCCAGGGCAACAGTATTGGTCGTGGCATTGGAAGTGGAACTGGCCAGGGCAGCAGTATTGGTCACGGCATTGGCCAGGGAAGTAGTATTGGTCGTGGcattggccagggaagcggaattGGCCAGGGAAGTGGAATTGGCCAGGGCAACAGTATTGGTCACGGCATTGGCCAGGGAAGTAGTATTGGTCGTGGcattggccagggaagtggaACTGGCCAGGGCAGCAGTATTGGTTACGGCATTGGACAGGGAAGTAATATTGGTCGTGGcattggccagggaagtggaATTGGCCAGGGCAGCATCAAGGGAGGCAGCATTGGCCAGGGAAGTAATATTGGTCGTGGCATTGGCCAGGGCAGCAGTATTGGTCACGGTTTTGGCGGcattggccagggaagtggaACTGGCCAGGGCAGCAGTATTGGTCACGGCATTGGCCAGGGAAGTAGTATTGGTCGTGGcattggccagggaagcggaattGGCCAGGGTAGTAGTATTGGTCACGGTATTGGCGGcattggccagggaagtggaATTGGCCAGGGCAACAGTATTGGTCACGGCATTGGCCAGGGCAACAGTATTGGTCACGGCATTGGCCAGGGCAACAGTATTGGTCACGGCATTGGCCAGGGCAACAGTATTGGTCACGGCATTGGCCAGGGAAGTAGTATTGGTCGTGGcattggccagggaagcggaattGGCCAGGGCAGCATTATTGGTCACGGCATTGGCCAGGGAAGTAGTATTGGTCGTGGcattggccagggaagcggaattGGCCAGGGCAGCATTATTGGTTACGGTATTGGCGGTGTTCGTCAGGGGAGCATCAAGGGAGGCAGCATTGGACAGGGAAGTGGAATTGGCCAGGGTAGTAGTATTGGTCACGGTATTGGCGGcattggccagggaagtggaATTGGCCAGGGTAGTAGTATTGGCCACGGTATTGGTGGCGTCGGCCAGGGCAGGGGAATTGGCCAGGGCCCCGGTATTGGTTATGGTGTGGGCCAGGGCAGTGGAGTTGGCCAAGGTGTGAGCCAGGGCAGCGTTGTTGGCCAGGGCAGCAGTCAGGGCACCAGTATTGGCCAAGGTGTGAGCCAGGGCAGCGTTGTTGGCCAGGGCAGCAGTCAGGGCACCAGTATTGGCCAAGGTGTGAGCCAGGGCAGCGTTGTTGGCCAGGGCAGGATTCAGGGCACCAGTATTGGCCAAGATGTGAGCCAGGGCAGCGTTGTTGGCCAGGGCACCAGTATTGGCCAAGGTGTGAGCCAGGGCAGCGTTGTTGGCCAGGGCAGCAGTCAGGGCACCAGTATTGGCCAAGGTGTGAGCCAGGGCAGCGGACTGGGCCAGGGCAGTGGAATTGGCCAAGGTGTTAGCCAGGGCAGCGTTGTTGGCCAGGGCACCAGTATTGGCAAAGGTGTGAGCCAGGGCAGCGTTGTTGGCCAGGGCAGGATTCAGGGCACCAGtattggccaag GTGTGAGCCAGGGCAGCGTTGTTGGCCAGGGCAGCAGTCAGGGCACCAGTATTGGCCAAGGTGTGAGCCAGGGCAGCGGACGGGGCCAGGGCAGTGGAATTAGCCAAGGTGTTAGCCAGGGCAGCGTTGTTGGCCAGGGCAGCAGTCAGGGCACGGTCattggccaaggtgtgggccagggTAGCGGACGGGGCCAGGGCAGTGGAATTGGCCAAGGTGTTAGCCAGGGCAGTGTTGTTGGCCAGGGCAGCAGTCAGGGCACCAGTATTGGCAAAGGTGTTAGCCAGGGCAGCGTTGTTGGCCAGGGCAGCAGTCAGGGCACCAGTATTGGCCAAG gtgtgggccagggcaGCGTTGTTGGCCAGGGCAGCAGTCAGGGCACCAGTATTGGCCAAGGTGTGAGCCAGGGCAGCGTTGTTGGCCAGGGCAGCAGTCAGGGCACCAGTATTGGCCAAG GTGTGAGCCAGGGCAGCGTTGTTGGCCAGGGCAGCAGTCAGGGCATCAGTATTGGCCAAGGTGTGAGCCAGGGCAGCGTTGTTGGCCAGGGCACCAGTATTGGCCAAGGTGTGAGCCAGGGCAGCGTTGTTGGCCAGGGCAGCAGTCAGGGCACCAGTATTGGCCAAGGTGTGAGCCAGGGCAGCGGACTGGGCCAGGGCAGTGGAATTGGCCAAGGTGTTAGCCAGGGCAGCGTTGTTGGCCAGGGCAGCAGTCAGGGCACCAGTATTGGCCAAGATGTGAGCCAGGGCAGCGTTGTTGGCCAGGGCACCAGTATTGGCAAAGGTGTGAGCCAGGGCAGCGTTGTTGGCCAGGGCAGGATTCAGGGCACCAGtattggccaaggtgtgggccagggcagcggagttggccaaggtgtgggccagggcaCCAGTATTGGCCAAGGTGTGAGCCAGGGCAGCGTTGTTGGCCAGGGCAGCAGTCAGGGCACCAGTATTGGCCAAGGTGTGAGCCAGGGCAGCGGACTGGGCCAGGGCAGTGGAATTGGCCAAGGTGTTAGCCAGGGCAGCGTTGTTGGCCAGGGCAGCAGTCAGGGCACCAGTATTGGCCAAGATGTGAGCCAGGGCAGCGTTGTTGGCCAGGGCACCAGTATTGGCAAAGGTGTGAGCCAGGGCAGCGTTGTTGGCCAGGGCAGGATTCAGGGCACCAGTATTGGCCAAGGTGTGAGCCAGGGCAGCGTTGTTGGCCAGGGCAGCAGTCAGGGCACCAGTATTGGCCAAGATGTGAGCCAGGGCAGCGTTGTTGGCCAGGGCACCAGTATTGGCAAAGGTGTGAGCCAGGGCAGCGTTGTTGGCCAGGGCAGGATTCAGGGCACCAGtattggccaaggtgtgggccagggcagcggagttggccaaggtgtgggccagggcagcggagttggccaaggtgtgggccagggcaGCGGAGTTGGCCAGGGCAGCAGTCAGGGCATCAGtattggccaaggtgtgggccagggcagcggagttggccaaggtgtgggccagggcagcggagttggccaaggtgtgggccagggcagcggagttggccaaggtgtgggccagggcaCCAGTATTGGCCAAGGTGTGAGCCAGGGCAGCGTTGTTGGCCAGGGCAGCAGTCAGGGCACCAGTATTGGCCAAGATGTGAGCCAGGGCAGCGTTGTTGGCCATGGCACCAGTATTGGCAAAGGTGTGAGCCAGGGCAGCGTTGTTGGCCAGGGCAGGATTCAGGGCACCAGtattggccaaggtgtgggccagggcagcggagttggccaaggtgtgggccagggcagcggagttggccaaggtgtgggccagggcagcggagttggccaaggtgtgggccagggcagcggagttggccaaggtgtgggccagggcaGCGGAGTTGGCCAGGGCAGCAGTCAGGGCATCAGtattggccaaggtgtgggccagggcggcggagttggccaaggtgtgggccagggcggcggagttggccaag GTGTGGGTCAGGGCGGCGGacggggccagggaagcggaattGGCCAAGGTGTGGGTCAGGGAAGCAGCCAGGGCCCCGGTATTGGTCATGGTGTGGGCCAGGGCAGTGgagttggccaaggtgtgggccagggcaGCGTTGTTGGCCAGGGCAGCAGTCAGGGCACCAGTATTGGCCAAGGTGTGAGCCAGGGCAGCGTTGTTGGCCAGGGCAGCAGTCAGGGCACCAGTATTGGCCAAGGTGTGAGCCAGGGCAGCGGACGGGGCCAGGGCAGTGGAATTAGCCAAGGTGTTAGCCAGGGCAGCGTTGTTGGCCAGGGCAGCAGTCAGGGCACCAGTATTGGCAAAGGTGTTAGCCAGGGCAGCGTTGTTGGCCAGGGCAGCAGTCAGGGCACCAGTATTGGCCAAGGTGTTAGCCAGGGCAGCGTTGTTGGCCAGGGCAGCAGTCAGGGCACCAGtattggccaaggtgtgggccagggcaGCGTTGTGGGCCAGGGCAGCGTTGTGGGCCAGGGCAGCGGAGTTGGCCAAGGCGTGGGCCAGGGCAGCGGAGTTGGCCAAGGCGTGGGCCAGGGCAGCGGAGTTGGCCAAGGCGTGGGCCAGGGCAGCGGAGTTGGCCAAGGCGTGGGCCAGGGCAGCGGAGTTGGCCAAGGCGTGGGCCAGGGCAGCGGAGTTGGCCAAGGCAGCGgagttggccaaggtgtgggTCAGGGCAGCGGACGGGGCCAGGGTGTGGGTCAGGGCAGCGGACGGGGCCAGGGTGTGGGTCAGGGCAGCGGACGaggccagggaagcggaattGGCCAAGGTGTGGGTCAGGGAAGCAGCCAGGGCAGCGGTATTGGCCAAGGTGTGAGTCAGGGCAGCGTTGTTGGTCAGGGCAGCGTTGTGGGCCAGGGAAGCAGCCAGGGTACTGGTATCGGCCAGGGTAGTGGACTAGGTCAGGGCAGTGGAATTGGCCAAGGTGTGGACCAGGGCAGTGGAATTGGCCAGGGAAGCAACCAGGGCTCCGGTATTGGTCATGGTATGGGCCAGGGAAGTGGACAGggccaaggtgtgggccagggcaGTGGACGGGCCCAGGGCAGTGGTGTTGCTCAAGGTGTGGGCCAGGATAGCGTTGTGGGCCAGGATAGCGTAGTGGATCAAGGTGTGGGTCAAGATAGCGTAGTGGGCCAGGATAGCGTAGTGGATCAAGGTGTGGGCCAGGATAGCCTAGTGGGCCAAGGTAGCAGCCAGGGCACCGGAATTGGTCATTGTGTTGGCCAGGGAAACAGCCAGGGCAGCAGTATAGGCCAGGAAAGTTAA